Within Chelatococcus sp. HY11, the genomic segment TATCTCACGCGCGTGAAGATCCCCGAGCAGGCCAACAAATATCCTGGCCAGCTCTCGGGCGGTCAGCAGCAGCGCGTGGCGATCGCCCGTTCGCTCTGCATGAACCCCAAGATCATGCTGTTCGACGAGCCGACCTCGGCGTTGGATCCGGAGATGGTCAAGGAGGTCCTCGACACCATGGTAGGGCTTGCCGAAGAAGGGATGACGATGCTGTGCGTTACCCATGAGATGGGCTTCGCGCGGCAGGTCGCCAATCGGGTCATCTTCATGGATGCCGGGCAGATCGTCGAAATGAACACGCCCGACCAGTTCTTCGCCAATCCACAGCACGAGCGCACGAAGCTGTTTCTCAGCCAGATCCTCCACTAAGACCATCCGGGTCGGCTCTGCGGCGTGTCATCACCGCGGAGCCGGTTCTCACCGGAGGCTCGTGATGCGTTTCCTGATCATTGCTTTCGCCGCAATCGCCGTGGCTTTCGCCGTTTCGCTCGTCCTCGGACGGCGCGGAATCTATGTGGCCACGGTCGCCTTGCTGATCGGCGCCGGGATAGCGCTGCTCTCGGTTTTCATCACGAGTTGCTCGCAATGCTGGACGTCGGCATTGCCGGTGGGCGCCTTCTTTTCAGCGCCCTTCTACATCGTCGGATGGATCGCCCTGGCGCAGGCGGAGATGGTGGAGAGCAGACGCTCTCTGCTCTACGGCTTGTGCGGCGTGATGGTCGTGCAGGTCCTATGGGCGAGCAGGGTCATCCTGTTCGCGACGGTCGATGGCCGCTGCCCGTGTGGCGCGGGCCTTTTCGGCCTCATCACCACCGAACTGTCGGCGGTCGGGTTCGATCGCTGGGCGGGTCCCTGGTTCCTGGCCGAGGCAATCGTCACGCTGGCCATTCTCATCGCCGCCCTGCGGCGGCCAACCGAGCTGCCCGCCGCTTGATTCGGCTATCTCAGATGGCCGGGTAAGTGCCCACGTTCCCGCCTCTTGCTCCTCTTGCCCATTTTGCCGGCTAGCCTATCCCGGCCATTCGGCGGACAGTCGACGCGGTTGTCATGTGACGCGCTCAGTTCGATGCGGCGCGCGTCCCTTCAAGGCGCGAGGCAAAGTAGCCGATCGTGCGCGAGTAGACGCTCGCCCGGTTCCATTGCTTCAGCACCTCGGCATTGGCGGAGCCCGGCTCCCACGAGCCGCCCGCGACCCAGCCGTGGCCTTTCAGGAAGTTGGCGGTAGAGGCCAGCACGTCCGGGACGCTGCGAATGAGGTCACGACGGCCATCGCCGTCGAAATCCACCGCGTAACGGTAGTAGGACGTGGCCATGAACTGGGTCTGGCCTATTTCTCCAGCCCAGGCGCCACGCATCTCGGAGGGATGCAGATCGCCGCGATCGACAACGCGAAGCGCGTCGAGAAGCTGCGCGCGGAACATGTCGGAGCGCCGGCAGTCAAAAGCCAAGGTCGCGATGGAGCGAATGGCCGGCAGTTTGCCCATATTGCCGCCGAAATCGGTCTCCAGACCCCAGATGGCCACGATGATCGCGGGCTGGACGCCATAGCGCTGTTCGATCTGCCGCAGCAGGCCGGCGTGCCGCTTCAAGAGGCCTGAACCTTTCTGCACCCGATAGGGCGGCACCATGCGCTGTGAGAACTGCTCGAAGCTCTGGCGAAAATGGCCCTGGCGCCGGTCTTGGCGCACAACGGCGGGATCAAAGGTTACTCCGTCGAGCGCCGCCAGGCCGCGCGGCGATACGCCCTGGCTTGCCGCCTGCTGGCGGAAGCTGGCGATAAAACCCTCAAAGCTGCCAGTCGTCTGGCAACCCGCATTGGGCTGGGCCTGTGCGGGGCTCAAGGACGACAGGAGCAGGACGGGGAGCGCGGCCAGCAGAGACCTATGGAGGGAACTCAGTGAAACTCGACGCAGTTTGGCCGATATCATGGCGCGCCTCTCGCGTTGTTTCCAAAGAAGTGCCGTTTCAAAACGGCATCGGTGATGGTAGGCCGCAGCCTGTAGCTTTTGCAATGTCGCGCGATCGGCGAACCGCTCATGCAGTGGCAGGATGATGGTATCATTATAGGGGTCAAGCGTCACGGTGAGGGGAGTGTCATCCTCGAATTGATGACGAAGGTCCACGGACGACATCTCGGTCTCGTCCGGGGCGGCCGCTCGCCACGCCAGCAAGCCACCTTGCAGGCCGGCAATCGTGTTGATGCGGTCTGGCGCGCACGCATCGAGGAGCAGCTCGGCACCTATGCGGTCGAGGCCGTGAAGCTGAACACGGCGCGCTTTCTCGGGGTGCCTGCCGCGCTTTACGGGCTGGCGTCCGCCGCGGCGTTGCTGCGCCTGTTGCCCGAGCGCGACCCGCATTCCGGCCTTTTCGATGCGCTTGGGGTGCTTGTCGACCACCTGGACGATACGCGAATCGCGCCTGCGCTGCTTGTGCGCTTCGAGCTCGAAATGCTGGCCGAGCTGGGGTTCGGCCTCGATCTTGGGGCCTGCGCCGTGACGGGCGCCACGTCAGAACTCGTCTATGTGTCGCCGAAATCCGGACGCGCGGTGTCGGCTTCGGCCGGCGAGCCCTATCATGAGCGCCTGCTCGCTCTTCCAGGCTTTCTCCGTGAAGATCGATCCCGCGATCATCCGACCCATGCGGAACTCGTGGCCGGGTTCACACTGACGGGCTATTTCCTGAGGCGGCATGTATTCGCGCCGCGAGGTATCGCCTGGCCTGACGCGCGCGATCTATTCGTTGCTCGGCTCAAGGATTGAGCGAGGAGGGGCTCGCTCGGAGCTCCTCACCTGAAAACGCCTACTGGTGCAGGTCGATCATCTCTTTGCGCGGCGCTGTGCGTGGCGGCCATTCCGGCGAGCGCTCGATCATGCGGTGAACTTTTGGCCGCTCCGGTCCGCTGTGCAACGCGCGCAGCCGTTCGCCCACGGCGGCATCGGCCTTCGTGATCCGCTGGTTGTGCCTGATGTAGTCGATCCAGGTAGGCGTCTGGTAGCTTTCCCACCAGATGTCGGGCTTCTCAAGGCTGCGCGTCAGCGTCCAGTAGCGGGCGCCGTCGCGGCGACGGATCCGGCGCCGCTCGGCCATGGCGCTCAGGAAAGCCGGCAAGTTCTCATCCTTGATGATGTATTCGATGATGATGACGATCGGCCCGCTTCGCGGCAGCAGATCGAGCGCGAGGTGCGGCTCCTTCCAGCTGTTGAGCGGGTCGAGGTTGAGGGCGGTCTGCTCTGGAAGACCGAGGCGTTTCAAGCCGAGTGCAGCACCGGCCAGCATAAGCGCCGATGCGATCATCAGCGCGGTCGCCGGCCCCGATTGCTGCGCGACCGCGCCCCAGACCCAGCTTCCGAGCGCCATGCCGCCAAAGCTCGCGGTCTGGTAGAGCGAGAGGGCCCGGCCCACGACCCAGCGCGGCGTGGATAGCTGTACGGCGACGTTGAAGAGCGAGAAGGCGATGACCCAACTCGCGCCGCCGACGAGCAGCGCCGCGCCGGTGAGCCAGGCCTCCCGGCTCAGCGCGAGCGTGAAGGCGCACACGGCGAAGCCGGTGAAGGCGAGGCGGATGCGGATTTCCGCCGAGAGCGTCTGTCTCAGCCATTCCGCGATGAGCGCGCCGCCGACAGCACCCACACCAAAGGCCCCAAGGAAGATGCCGTAGAGAAGGGGGCCGCCGCCAACGATGTCACGCGCCACGAGTGGCAGCAGCGCGACGACCGAAATCACCGTGAAGCCGAAGACGCAGGAGCGCAGAAGGACCTTCTCGATGTTGGGCGACATCGCGACATAGCGCAGCCCGGCGGCGATGGCCGAGCCGATGGTCTCACGGGGCAGGGTGCTGGCGGGACGCTTGAGGTCCCAGCGCCAGAGCACCGCGATCAACGCGAGATAGCTCATGGCATTGACAGTGAAGGCCGCGGCCGCGCCACCGAACGCGACGATGGCGCCGCCGATCGCCGGCCCCACGCTGCGGGTGAGGTTGAAGCCCATGCCATTGAGCGCGACCGCGGCCGGAAGGTCTTCGCGCGGGACCATGTCACCGACCGATGCCTGCCACGATGGATTGTTGAGGGCGGTGCCGCATCCGATCAGGAAGGTGAACGTCAACAGCAGCCAAGGCGTGATCACCCCGAGATAGGTCGTGACGGCGAGGCCGACAGAGACCACCAGCATCGTGCTCTGGGCAACCAGCATGACGTCGCGGCGGTTGAAATTGTCGGCGATCGCGCCGGCCGCG encodes:
- a CDS encoding lytic murein transglycosylase; amino-acid sequence: MISAKLRRVSLSSLHRSLLAALPVLLLSSLSPAQAQPNAGCQTTGSFEGFIASFRQQAASQGVSPRGLAALDGVTFDPAVVRQDRRQGHFRQSFEQFSQRMVPPYRVQKGSGLLKRHAGLLRQIEQRYGVQPAIIVAIWGLETDFGGNMGKLPAIRSIATLAFDCRRSDMFRAQLLDALRVVDRGDLHPSEMRGAWAGEIGQTQFMATSYYRYAVDFDGDGRRDLIRSVPDVLASTANFLKGHGWVAGGSWEPGSANAEVLKQWNRASVYSRTIGYFASRLEGTRAASN
- the recO gene encoding DNA repair protein RecO; the protein is MQWQDDGIIIGVKRHGEGSVILELMTKVHGRHLGLVRGGRSPRQQATLQAGNRVDAVWRARIEEQLGTYAVEAVKLNTARFLGVPAALYGLASAAALLRLLPERDPHSGLFDALGVLVDHLDDTRIAPALLVRFELEMLAELGFGLDLGACAVTGATSELVYVSPKSGRAVSASAGEPYHERLLALPGFLREDRSRDHPTHAELVAGFTLTGYFLRRHVFAPRGIAWPDARDLFVARLKD
- a CDS encoding MFS transporter produces the protein MTEKISPLAPFRHETFRAIWTANLASNFGSLIQGVGAAWMMTTISDSADMVALVQASAALPIMLFSIAAGAIADNFNRRDVMLVAQSTMLVVSVGLAVTTYLGVITPWLLLTFTFLIGCGTALNNPSWQASVGDMVPREDLPAAVALNGMGFNLTRSVGPAIGGAIVAFGGAAAAFTVNAMSYLALIAVLWRWDLKRPASTLPRETIGSAIAAGLRYVAMSPNIEKVLLRSCVFGFTVISVVALLPLVARDIVGGGPLLYGIFLGAFGVGAVGGALIAEWLRQTLSAEIRIRLAFTGFAVCAFTLALSREAWLTGAALLVGGASWVIAFSLFNVAVQLSTPRWVVGRALSLYQTASFGGMALGSWVWGAVAQQSGPATALMIASALMLAGAALGLKRLGLPEQTALNLDPLNSWKEPHLALDLLPRSGPIVIIIEYIIKDENLPAFLSAMAERRRIRRRDGARYWTLTRSLEKPDIWWESYQTPTWIDYIRHNQRITKADAAVGERLRALHSGPERPKVHRMIERSPEWPPRTAPRKEMIDLHQ